Proteins from a single region of Patescibacteria group bacterium:
- a CDS encoding integrase core domain-containing protein, which produces RLHDLDVLCNTMDITHYLIDPGKPAQNGKVERSHRTDQEHFYERNTFNSFEELKYKLRLWNMYYNDTKHCGLNGKTPNQTLGLRVQNVRI; this is translated from the coding sequence TACGACTTCATGATCTTGATGTTTTGTGTAATACTATGGATATTACCCATTATTTGATTGATCCCGGCAAGCCAGCACAAAACGGCAAGGTCGAACGATCACATCGAACAGATCAAGAACACTTTTACGAACGGAATACGTTTAATAGTTTTGAAGAATTAAAATACAAATTACGATTATGGAATATGTACTACAATGATACAAAACATTGTGGTCTAAACGGTAAAACTCCTAACCAAACTCTCGGATTAAGAGTGCAAAATGTCCGTATCTAA